The Streptomyces sp. NBC_00670 genome window below encodes:
- a CDS encoding large ATP-binding protein: MYRYAVSYLRGRDEAWVARFLYELRRRLDASKGPRFTRVPAPAPQDARHTPPAESPGVATADVVLALCSPAYFSEGPADQDWAVLAHRQTLGQARTGTAPRTALPLLWEPVPQRLPEPVAAADVFTAGQPPEYRSLGLALLTMQAPRYRAALDEVLATIVAHMNEAVRSGTTAPALRDRSAGEPPRALAVDDAVFTEEFRKHLAPAVPAPRIPRTLVAGDGTDETVPAELLPELGRRLLLVGPLGAGHSTELARLAGQALDAVPHTAAGADRAPWGCRIPFVLSARSGALPDLDGLVPALAPGAAAREPAGWAARQLRAGHAFVAVDDLDAVPSRNRTAVWESLLRLLRAHPEAPCVIATNGATVPWERLGSEFRTVRLRALAPAGVRALLDTLADGERRLSGALTRRLDEDPVLSGVAGRPAATAAIWRASRAHTPPGPPPRHQLLRAGISAGWRRARPEPGGVPPVREDGAAVPDSVLRTACGSLAVATLDMDGARIPLRTALDALRDRGTRAAGAAPAPDRLLAALADRTGTLYQPGPDTVAFSDPAVRTFLAAHHLAGVEPADAARLLARSGSSELEALLGELRAARDRKEPRGILTDGHRPLRRLPAARPVAPAPARRAVVRSAGELRALTGAGCPELWCEGAVEGLDEMLPHLPGLRTLVLADDPARTALPPLDACPSLRALRVVRCPALTDLSALVSSTVMFLTVDPWPEGPIPEGLYDMPWLSQVDLVSPGARPSARAGAHAAPRPGGVPRQGAVFPGVRVVRPGRARGGNLQH; the protein is encoded by the coding sequence GTGTACCGCTATGCCGTCAGCTATTTGCGCGGCCGGGACGAGGCCTGGGTCGCCCGTTTCCTGTACGAGCTGCGCAGACGGCTGGACGCCTCCAAGGGCCCGCGGTTCACCCGTGTCCCGGCGCCGGCCCCGCAGGACGCGCGGCACACGCCGCCTGCCGAGTCGCCCGGCGTGGCCACCGCCGACGTCGTGCTGGCCCTGTGCAGCCCCGCCTACTTCAGCGAGGGCCCCGCCGACCAGGACTGGGCGGTCCTCGCGCACCGCCAGACGCTGGGCCAGGCCCGTACCGGCACCGCGCCCCGCACGGCGCTGCCGCTGCTGTGGGAGCCGGTCCCGCAGCGGCTGCCGGAACCGGTGGCGGCGGCCGACGTCTTCACGGCCGGACAGCCGCCGGAGTACCGCTCGCTGGGGCTCGCCCTGCTCACGATGCAGGCGCCCCGGTACCGCGCGGCCCTGGACGAGGTCCTCGCGACGATCGTCGCACACATGAACGAGGCGGTCAGGAGCGGTACGACGGCGCCCGCACTGCGGGACCGGTCGGCGGGTGAGCCGCCCCGCGCCCTCGCCGTGGACGACGCCGTGTTCACCGAGGAGTTCCGCAAACACCTGGCACCGGCCGTGCCCGCGCCCCGGATCCCGCGCACCCTGGTGGCGGGCGACGGCACGGACGAGACCGTGCCCGCCGAACTGCTGCCCGAACTGGGCCGGCGGCTGCTCCTGGTCGGGCCGCTGGGCGCGGGCCACAGCACCGAACTGGCCCGGCTGGCCGGGCAGGCCCTGGACGCCGTCCCGCACACCGCGGCCGGCGCCGACCGGGCGCCCTGGGGCTGCCGGATCCCGTTCGTGCTCTCCGCGCGCTCGGGGGCGCTCCCGGACCTGGACGGGCTGGTGCCGGCCCTCGCCCCGGGCGCCGCCGCCCGGGAGCCCGCCGGCTGGGCGGCCCGCCAACTGCGCGCCGGGCACGCCTTCGTGGCCGTCGACGACCTCGACGCGGTGCCCTCACGCAACCGCACCGCCGTCTGGGAGTCCCTGCTGCGCCTGCTGCGCGCCCACCCCGAGGCCCCGTGCGTCATCGCCACCAACGGGGCCACCGTGCCCTGGGAGCGGCTGGGTTCGGAGTTCCGCACCGTCCGGCTGCGCGCGCTGGCCCCCGCGGGCGTCCGGGCCCTGCTCGACACCCTCGCCGACGGCGAGCGGCGGCTGTCGGGCGCGCTGACCCGGCGGCTGGACGAGGACCCGGTGCTGTCCGGCGTCGCGGGGCGCCCGGCGGCCACCGCGGCGATCTGGCGGGCCTCCCGCGCGCACACCCCGCCGGGGCCTCCCCCGCGCCACCAGCTGCTGCGGGCCGGGATCTCCGCCGGGTGGCGCCGGGCCCGGCCGGAGCCCGGCGGGGTGCCCCCGGTCCGGGAGGACGGGGCGGCGGTGCCCGACAGCGTGCTGCGCACGGCCTGCGGCAGCCTGGCCGTCGCCACCCTCGACATGGACGGCGCCCGTATCCCGCTGCGCACGGCGCTGGACGCGCTGCGCGATCGCGGCACCCGCGCGGCCGGTGCCGCTCCGGCGCCCGACCGGCTCCTCGCCGCCCTCGCGGACCGTACGGGCACGCTCTACCAACCCGGGCCCGACACGGTCGCCTTCTCCGACCCGGCGGTCCGTACGTTCCTGGCGGCCCACCACCTCGCCGGCGTCGAACCCGCGGACGCCGCACGCCTGCTGGCCCGCTCCGGCTCCTCCGAACTGGAGGCTCTGCTGGGCGAATTGCGGGCGGCGCGGGACCGCAAGGAGCCGCGCGGCATCCTGACCGACGGCCACCGCCCGCTCCGCCGGCTGCCCGCGGCACGGCCGGTGGCACCCGCCCCGGCGCGGCGTGCCGTCGTCCGCTCGGCCGGGGAACTGCGGGCGCTGACCGGGGCCGGATGTCCCGAACTGTGGTGCGAGGGAGCGGTGGAGGGCCTGGACGAGATGCTGCCGCACCTGCCCGGACTGCGCACCCTGGTCCTCGCCGACGACCCCGCCCGCACCGCGCTCCCCCCGCTGGACGCCTGCCCCTCCCTGCGCGCCCTGCGGGTGGTGCGCTGCCCGGCCCTGACCGACCTCTCGGCCCTCGTCTCCTCCACGGTCATGTTCCTCACCGTCGACCCGTGGCCGGAGGGTCCGATACCGGAGGGTCTGTACGACATGCCGTGGCTCAGCCAGGTCGATCTGGTGTCACCGGGAGCGCGCCCGTCCGCGCGCGCCGGGGCGCACGCCGCCCCCCGGCCGGGCGGTGTGCCCAGGCAGGGGGCGGTGTTCCCCGGCGTGCGGGTGGTGCGCCCGGGCCGGGCCCGCGGAGGCAATCTTCAGCACTGA
- a CDS encoding PRC-barrel domain containing protein, with protein MTEGIWQYAPTAGHTPDDDLSGYRVEATDGHIGKVDKHSADVDSQYLVVDTGVWIFGKKVLLPAGVVTSIRNEDRTVHVGRTKEQIKAAPEFDEDKHLGDPRYRDQLGGHYGSGH; from the coding sequence GTGACAGAAGGCATCTGGCAGTACGCCCCCACGGCCGGGCACACCCCGGACGACGATCTGTCCGGCTACCGCGTCGAGGCGACCGACGGCCACATCGGCAAGGTCGACAAGCACTCCGCCGACGTCGACTCGCAGTACCTCGTGGTCGACACCGGCGTCTGGATCTTCGGGAAGAAGGTGCTGCTGCCCGCGGGCGTGGTCACGAGCATCCGCAACGAGGACCGCACCGTGCACGTCGGCCGCACCAAGGAGCAGATCAAGGCCGCCCCCGAGTTCGACGAGGACAAGCACCTCGGCGACCCCCGCTACCGCGACCAGCTCGGCGGCCACTACGGCTCCGGGCACTGA
- a CDS encoding isochorismatase family cysteine hydrolase: MGTTALVVIDMINTYDHDDADLLLPSVKTVVPVVAGLLDRARAAGAPVIYVNDNFGEWRSHHGELLDKALAGPHADLVEPVRPDDASLFVVKARHSIFFETPLGYLLNQQGIDRLVLCGQVTEQCVLYSALDAHIRHLEVVVPRDAVAHIHEDLARAALRMMERNMGAKVCDSAGLWGEGT; this comes from the coding sequence ATGGGCACCACCGCACTCGTCGTCATCGACATGATCAACACCTACGATCACGACGACGCCGACCTGCTCCTGCCGTCGGTGAAGACGGTCGTGCCGGTCGTCGCCGGACTGCTCGACCGGGCCCGCGCCGCCGGTGCGCCCGTGATCTACGTCAACGACAACTTCGGCGAGTGGCGCTCGCACCACGGCGAACTCCTCGACAAGGCGCTCGCCGGGCCGCACGCCGACCTCGTCGAGCCGGTGCGGCCCGACGACGCCTCGCTCTTCGTCGTCAAGGCCCGCCACTCGATCTTCTTCGAGACCCCGCTCGGCTATCTGCTGAACCAGCAGGGCATCGACCGGCTCGTGCTCTGCGGCCAGGTCACCGAGCAGTGCGTGCTGTATTCGGCGCTGGACGCGCACATCCGTCATCTGGAGGTGGTCGTTCCGCGTGACGCGGTCGCCCACATCCACGAGGACCTCGCGCGGGCGGCGCTGCGGATGATGGAGCGGAACATGGGGGCGAAGGTGTGTGACAGCGCGGGGCTGTGGGGCGAGGGGACGTGA
- a CDS encoding alpha-mannosidase — MHDDRSLVEARLKRVLEERIRPAVYPESVPLEVAVWHAPGEPVPVAEGLAAEPEPIEVGARWGAPWGTSWFRVTGTVPEAWAGRTVEALLDLGFDENMPGFQCEGLVYRPDGTPVKGLNPRNQWVRVGAPVAGGEEVRLHVEAASNPVILDYHPFLPTRLGDKETAGSEPQYTLTRMDLAVFDETVWQLVLDLEVLGELMAELPVESARRWDILRAVEKALDAVDLQDVNGTAGRARERLTEVLSSPAVPSAHRISAVGHAHIDSAWLWPLRETVRKVARTTANMTSLLEEEPDFVFAMSQAQQWAWVKEHRPEVWARVKKAVADGRFVPAGGMWVESDTNMPGSEAMARQFVHGKRFFLDEFGIENEEAWLPDTFGFAAGLPQIIKAAGSKWLLTQKISWSRTNKFPHHTFQWEGIDGTRIFTHFPPVDTYNCSMRGSEIAHAARNFKDKGAARHSLAPTGWGDGGGGTTREMVAKAARMRNLEGSATVAWETPETFFRKAEAEYSEPPVWVGELYLELHRATLTSQARTKQGNRRSEHLLREAELWAATAAVRTGCAYPHEELDRIWKTVLLHQFHDILPGSSIAWVHREARATYERLERELTAIIEAAQTALAGSGDAELVFNAAPHARRGIPAGGAGAVTADGSTALQPRAEGGFVLDNGLLRIEVDARGLVPSVYDLAADRETVAPGRPANLLQLHPDFPNMWDAWDVDEFYRNTVTDLTDVEEVSAGADGASVRVVRSFGGSRVVQVLSLAPGERRLVVDTEVDWHETEKFLKLAFPLDVHAERYASETQFGHFHRPTHTNTSWEAAKFEACNHRFVHVAEPGWGVAVVTDSTYGHDVSRAVRRDGGRGATTTVRVSLLRAPRFPDPETDQGVHRFRHALVPGAEIGDAVREGWRVNLPERRVTGAGPVAPLVSVAEDAVVVTAVKLADDGSGDVVVRFHEAHGGRATATLTPDFEVASATVTDLLERALPDAPAPRSEDGRLVLPLGPFELVTLRLKRA, encoded by the coding sequence ATGCATGACGACCGCAGCCTCGTGGAAGCCCGCCTCAAGCGTGTCCTCGAGGAACGCATCCGTCCCGCCGTGTATCCCGAGTCCGTACCGCTCGAGGTGGCGGTGTGGCACGCGCCCGGCGAGCCGGTACCGGTGGCCGAAGGGCTCGCCGCCGAGCCGGAGCCGATCGAGGTGGGCGCCCGCTGGGGGGCGCCCTGGGGCACCAGCTGGTTCCGGGTGACCGGCACCGTCCCCGAGGCGTGGGCCGGGCGGACCGTGGAGGCCCTGCTCGACCTCGGCTTCGACGAGAACATGCCCGGCTTCCAGTGCGAGGGCCTGGTGTACCGGCCCGACGGCACGCCGGTGAAGGGGCTCAACCCCCGCAACCAGTGGGTGCGCGTCGGTGCGCCCGTCGCCGGCGGCGAGGAGGTGCGCCTGCACGTCGAGGCCGCCTCCAACCCCGTCATCCTCGACTACCACCCCTTCCTGCCCACGCGGCTCGGCGACAAGGAGACGGCGGGCAGCGAGCCGCAGTACACGCTGACCCGGATGGATCTCGCCGTCTTCGACGAGACGGTGTGGCAGCTGGTGCTCGACCTGGAGGTGCTCGGCGAGCTGATGGCCGAGCTGCCGGTGGAGTCCGCCCGCCGCTGGGACATCCTGCGCGCGGTCGAGAAGGCCCTGGACGCCGTCGACCTCCAGGACGTGAACGGCACGGCCGGGCGGGCCCGGGAGCGGCTCACCGAGGTGCTCTCCTCCCCCGCCGTGCCCTCCGCGCACCGCATCAGCGCGGTCGGCCACGCGCACATCGACTCGGCGTGGCTGTGGCCCCTGCGCGAGACGGTGCGCAAGGTGGCCCGTACGACGGCCAACATGACCTCGCTCCTGGAGGAGGAGCCGGACTTCGTCTTCGCCATGTCGCAGGCGCAGCAGTGGGCCTGGGTGAAGGAGCACCGGCCCGAGGTGTGGGCACGGGTGAAGAAGGCGGTGGCGGACGGCCGGTTCGTGCCGGCCGGCGGGATGTGGGTGGAGTCGGACACCAACATGCCCGGTTCGGAGGCGATGGCCCGGCAGTTCGTGCACGGCAAGCGGTTCTTCCTCGACGAGTTCGGCATCGAGAACGAGGAGGCGTGGCTGCCGGACACCTTCGGCTTCGCCGCCGGGCTGCCGCAGATCATCAAGGCGGCCGGGTCGAAATGGCTGCTCACGCAGAAGATCTCCTGGTCGCGGACGAACAAGTTCCCCCACCACACCTTCCAGTGGGAGGGCATCGACGGCACCCGGATCTTCACCCACTTCCCGCCCGTCGACACCTACAACTGCTCGATGCGCGGCAGCGAGATCGCCCACGCGGCCCGCAACTTCAAGGACAAGGGGGCCGCCCGGCACTCGCTCGCCCCCACCGGCTGGGGTGACGGGGGCGGCGGCACCACCCGCGAGATGGTCGCCAAGGCGGCCCGGATGCGGAACCTGGAGGGCTCGGCGACCGTCGCCTGGGAGACGCCGGAGACGTTCTTCCGCAAGGCGGAGGCCGAGTACTCCGAACCCCCCGTGTGGGTGGGCGAGTTGTACCTGGAGCTGCACCGGGCGACGCTCACCAGCCAGGCGCGCACCAAGCAGGGCAACCGGCGCAGCGAGCACCTGCTGCGCGAGGCGGAACTGTGGGCGGCGACGGCGGCCGTGCGCACCGGATGCGCCTACCCCCACGAGGAGTTGGACCGGATCTGGAAGACGGTGCTGCTGCACCAGTTCCACGACATCCTGCCCGGCTCGTCCATCGCCTGGGTGCATCGCGAGGCACGCGCCACGTACGAGCGGCTGGAGCGCGAGCTGACCGCGATCATCGAGGCGGCGCAGACGGCACTGGCCGGCAGCGGTGACGCGGAGCTGGTGTTCAACGCGGCCCCGCACGCCCGCCGCGGCATCCCGGCGGGCGGCGCCGGCGCGGTCACCGCCGACGGGAGCACGGCGCTTCAGCCGCGCGCCGAGGGCGGGTTCGTGCTGGACAACGGGCTGCTGCGGATCGAGGTGGACGCGCGCGGCCTGGTGCCCTCCGTGTACGACCTGGCGGCGGACCGGGAGACGGTCGCCCCGGGCCGGCCGGCCAACCTGCTGCAGCTGCACCCCGACTTCCCCAACATGTGGGACGCGTGGGACGTGGACGAGTTCTACCGCAACACGGTCACCGACCTGACCGACGTGGAGGAGGTGAGCGCGGGCGCGGACGGGGCGTCCGTGCGGGTCGTACGGTCCTTCGGCGGCTCCCGGGTCGTCCAGGTGCTGTCGCTGGCGCCGGGCGAGCGGCGCCTGGTGGTGGACACGGAGGTGGACTGGCACGAGACGGAGAAGTTCCTCAAGCTGGCCTTCCCGCTCGACGTGCACGCCGAACGGTACGCGTCCGAGACGCAGTTCGGGCACTTCCACCGGCCGACGCACACCAACACCAGCTGGGAGGCGGCCAAGTTCGAGGCGTGCAACCACCGGTTCGTGCACGTGGCGGAGCCCGGGTGGGGCGTGGCGGTCGTCACCGACTCGACGTACGGGCACGACGTGTCCCGTGCGGTACGGCGGGACGGCGGGCGCGGTGCCACCACCACGGTCCGCGTGTCGCTGCTGCGCGCCCCGCGCTTTCCCGACCCGGAGACCGACCAGGGTGTGCACCGCTTCCGGCACGCGCTGGTGCCGGGCGCGGAGATCGGGGACGCGGTGCGCGAGGGCTGGCGGGTCAACCTGCCGGAGCGGCGGGTGACGGGCGCGGGTCCGGTGGCGCCGCTGGTGTCGGTCGCGGAGGACGCGGTGGTCGTCACCGCGGTCAAGCTGGCCGACGACGGCAGCGGTGACGTGGTGGTCCGCTTCCACGAGGCCCACGGCGGCCGCGCCACGGCGACGCTCACGCCGGACTTCGAGGTGGCGTCGGCGACGGTCACCGACCTGCTGGAGCGGGCGCTGCCGGACGCGCCGGCGCCGCGGTCGGAGGACGGCCGGCTCGTCCTGCCGCTGGGGCCGTTCGAGCTGGTGACGCTGCGGCTGAAGCGGGCGTAA